Proteins from a single region of Nakamurella deserti:
- a CDS encoding Ig-like domain-containing protein, with the protein MRRTVIRRAAAAASLLLCLLGSVGAPAVAAAAPTAGGSSPSIEVLALQPLPPEPTVDGGPTLLTNVRTPTLTGTAPSDGVVTITVADRAYPVPVVDGVWALALTDPLADARYPVAVVASDGSRTLATLTVDTVPETLTLDGGPATYRLTADLMVSGTSGAPAGTTVTVEVADALLETVVGADGHWSLTPLPVADGDHPVIATVSDGAGNVTVVRQTVVVDTVAPTLSVDGAVPVLVATATPTLTGETDAAAVTVTVNGSRHPATVTDGVWAVTLPRLPDGDHAVTVAAPDPAGHVTEVPRRLTVDTTAPRLTLAAERQVRSPSPIVTGATDAPEGTAVTASVDGREFTGTVAADGSWTVALTAPTDAPADPAVWPDGRYVVTVTVSDPAGNTTGARQRLVVDTVAPTGTIAAPGVTSTRDVTLSGGTDLPAGSPVAVTVDDVPLTTTVSGGRWTVRTGDLADGLHPVVVRFVDAAGNETLVSDELTVDTVAPIVTPDGGLTGTTATPVIAGSTDAPAGSPVTVTIAGRAVTTIVGDDGRWSVVAPPFADGSHEVRVTVTDAAGNVTTVVRTLTVDVPADGSAEPVDEPEVGQPGDATGSGGPLDDSPFDDASGYDGPGYDGPDYDASGYDGLDYDGSGYDGLDYDGSGYDGSGYDGSDYDGPGGADGTPPLRSIPGGPGDLAYTGTDPATTLGAAAALTLFGSGFVLVARRRPGS; encoded by the coding sequence ATGCGCCGCACCGTGATCCGGAGGGCGGCTGCCGCCGCATCCCTCCTGCTCTGCCTGCTGGGCTCGGTGGGGGCCCCGGCGGTGGCGGCGGCAGCTCCGACAGCGGGCGGTTCGAGCCCGTCCATCGAGGTGCTGGCGCTGCAACCACTGCCACCCGAACCCACCGTCGACGGCGGCCCCACCCTGCTGACGAACGTCCGGACCCCGACGCTGACCGGTACGGCGCCGTCCGACGGGGTCGTCACGATCACCGTGGCCGACCGTGCGTACCCGGTGCCGGTCGTGGACGGTGTCTGGGCTCTCGCCCTGACGGACCCGCTCGCCGACGCCCGGTATCCGGTGGCCGTGGTCGCGTCGGACGGCAGCCGCACCCTGGCGACGTTGACCGTCGACACCGTGCCCGAGACGCTCACTCTCGACGGGGGCCCGGCCACGTACCGGCTCACTGCCGACCTGATGGTCAGCGGCACCTCAGGTGCCCCCGCCGGCACCACGGTCACCGTCGAGGTCGCCGACGCGCTGCTGGAGACGGTGGTCGGTGCGGACGGCCACTGGTCGCTCACGCCGCTCCCGGTCGCGGACGGCGACCACCCCGTGATCGCCACCGTGTCCGACGGCGCCGGCAACGTGACCGTCGTGCGGCAGACGGTCGTGGTCGACACCGTCGCTCCGACGCTGTCCGTCGACGGCGCCGTGCCCGTCCTGGTCGCCACTGCGACACCGACGCTGACCGGAGAGACCGACGCCGCCGCGGTCACCGTCACCGTGAACGGATCGCGTCATCCCGCGACCGTCACCGACGGCGTCTGGGCCGTGACGCTGCCGCGGCTGCCCGACGGCGACCACGCGGTCACCGTGGCCGCCCCCGACCCCGCCGGTCACGTCACCGAAGTACCACGCCGCCTCACCGTCGACACCACCGCACCCCGCCTCACGCTGGCCGCCGAGCGGCAGGTCCGCTCGCCGTCCCCGATCGTCACCGGTGCCACCGACGCCCCTGAAGGCACCGCGGTCACGGCATCCGTGGACGGCCGGGAGTTCACCGGTACGGTGGCGGCCGACGGATCCTGGACGGTGGCCCTGACCGCGCCGACCGACGCCCCCGCGGACCCCGCCGTGTGGCCGGACGGGCGGTACGTCGTCACCGTCACCGTCAGCGACCCGGCGGGCAACACCACCGGAGCGCGTCAACGGCTCGTCGTCGACACCGTCGCCCCGACCGGCACCATCGCCGCACCGGGCGTCACGTCGACCCGGGACGTCACCCTGTCGGGCGGCACCGACCTGCCCGCCGGCAGCCCGGTCGCGGTGACCGTCGACGACGTGCCGCTGACCACCACGGTGAGCGGAGGCCGATGGACGGTCCGGACGGGAGACCTGGCGGACGGACTGCACCCGGTGGTCGTGCGGTTCGTCGACGCCGCCGGCAACGAAACGCTCGTCAGCGACGAGCTCACCGTCGACACCGTGGCGCCGATCGTGACGCCGGACGGCGGCCTGACCGGCACCACGGCCACCCCCGTGATCGCCGGGAGCACCGACGCGCCCGCCGGATCGCCGGTCACCGTCACGATCGCAGGGCGGGCGGTCACCACCATCGTCGGTGACGACGGCCGCTGGTCCGTGGTGGCCCCGCCGTTCGCCGATGGTTCCCACGAGGTCCGGGTCACCGTGACCGACGCGGCCGGCAATGTCACCACGGTCGTCCGGACGCTCACCGTCGACGTGCCCGCGGACGGGAGCGCCGAGCCGGTCGACGAGCCGGAGGTCGGTCAGCCCGGGGACGCGACCGGCTCCGGCGGCCCGCTGGACGACAGTCCGTTCGACGACGCCTCCGGCTACGACGGCCCCGGCTATGACGGTCCTGACTACGACGCCTCCGGCTACGACGGTCTTGACTACGACGGCTCGGGCTACGACGGTCTTGACTACGACGGCTCGGGCTACGACGGCTCGGGCTACGACGGCTCGGACTACGACGGTCCTGGCGGGGCCGACGGCACCCCACCGCTCCGCTCGATCCCGGGCGGGCCGGGCGACCTCGCCTACACGGGCACCGATCCGGCGACCACGCTGGGCGCCGCGGCGGCCCTGACCCTGTTCGGGAGCGGCTTCGTGCTGGTCGCCCGGCGGCGCCCGGGGTCCTGA
- the rplL gene encoding 50S ribosomal protein L7/L12 codes for MAKLSSDELLDAFKELTLIELSEFIKQFEETFGVTAAAPVAVAGPAGPAGGAPAEAAEEQDEFDVILDSAGEKKVQVIKAVRELVSGLGLKEAKDLVDAAPKAILEKVAKDQAEAAKAKLEEAGAKATVK; via the coding sequence ATGGCCAAGCTGTCCTCCGATGAACTGCTCGACGCGTTCAAGGAACTGACCCTCATCGAGCTGTCCGAGTTCATCAAGCAGTTCGAGGAGACCTTCGGCGTCACCGCCGCGGCTCCCGTCGCTGTCGCCGGCCCGGCCGGCCCCGCCGGTGGCGCGCCCGCCGAGGCCGCTGAGGAGCAGGACGAGTTCGACGTCATCCTCGACTCGGCCGGCGAGAAGAAGGTCCAGGTCATCAAGGCCGTTCGCGAGCTCGTCTCGGGTCTGGGTCTGAAGGAAGCCAAGGACCTCGTCGACGCCGCCCCCAAGGCCATCCTCGAGAAGGTCGCCAAGGACCAGGCCGAGGCCGCCAAGGCGAAGCTCGAAGAGGCCGGCGCCAAGGCGACCGTCAAGTAG
- the rplJ gene encoding 50S ribosomal protein L10, producing MVKAQSVSTVADLADQFRNSSAAVITEYRGLTMKQITALRRALGTTTDYTVAKNTLVKRAAADAGVEGLDDLLSGPTAIAFVKGEPSEAAKAIREFAKGNPLLVVKGGYLDGKPLQPADVNKIADLESREVLLAKFAGAMKGNLSKAAYAFSALPSQMARLAAALQEQKASGEAAAPADAAPAADATSDDGVVNAEQNQAEAASTEAPADLA from the coding sequence ATGGTCAAGGCACAATCGGTGTCCACCGTCGCTGATCTCGCGGACCAGTTCCGCAATTCGTCGGCTGCGGTGATCACCGAGTACCGCGGTCTCACCATGAAGCAGATCACTGCTCTGCGGCGGGCCCTCGGCACCACCACCGACTACACCGTCGCCAAGAACACCCTCGTCAAGCGCGCCGCGGCCGACGCCGGAGTGGAGGGTCTGGACGACCTGCTCTCCGGTCCCACCGCGATCGCGTTCGTCAAGGGCGAGCCGAGCGAGGCCGCCAAGGCGATCCGCGAGTTCGCCAAGGGCAACCCGTTGCTCGTGGTCAAGGGCGGCTACCTCGACGGCAAGCCGCTGCAGCCGGCCGACGTCAACAAGATCGCCGATCTGGAGAGCCGCGAGGTCCTGCTGGCGAAGTTCGCCGGCGCGATGAAGGGCAACCTGTCGAAGGCCGCCTACGCGTTCTCCGCACTGCCCTCGCAGATGGCGCGGCTCGCCGCGGCGCTGCAGGAGCAGAAGGCCTCCGGCGAGGCGGCTGCTCCGGCCGACGCCGCGCCGGCCGCCGACGCGACGTCCGACGACGGCGTGGTGAACGCCGAGCAGAACCAGGCGGAAGCCGCCAGTACCGAAGCCCCGGCCGATCTGGCCTGA
- the rplA gene encoding 50S ribosomal protein L1, with protein MKRSKAYRKAAELVDKTKQYTPLEAVKLAQQTSNTKYDATVEVALVLGVDPRKADQMVRGTVNLPNGTGKVSRVIVFAVGDKAEEAIAAGADVVGSDDLIARIQGGWLEFDAAVATPDQMAKIGRIARVLGPRGLMPNPKTGTVTADVTKAVSEIKGGKVNFRVDKAANLHLVIGKVSFTPEQLVQNYAAALDEVLRSKPATSKGRYLKKIFFTTTMGPGIPVDSTITRNMLDETAAV; from the coding sequence ATGAAGCGCAGCAAGGCATACCGCAAGGCCGCCGAACTCGTCGACAAGACGAAGCAGTACACCCCGCTGGAGGCCGTCAAGCTGGCCCAGCAGACCTCGAACACGAAGTACGACGCCACCGTCGAGGTCGCCCTCGTGCTCGGTGTCGACCCGCGCAAGGCCGACCAGATGGTGCGTGGCACCGTCAACCTGCCCAACGGCACCGGCAAGGTCAGCCGCGTCATCGTGTTCGCCGTCGGCGACAAGGCCGAGGAGGCCATCGCGGCCGGCGCCGACGTCGTCGGCAGCGACGACCTCATCGCCCGCATCCAGGGTGGGTGGCTCGAGTTCGACGCCGCCGTCGCCACCCCCGACCAGATGGCCAAGATCGGTCGCATCGCGCGCGTCCTGGGGCCGCGCGGCCTGATGCCGAACCCGAAGACCGGCACCGTCACCGCCGACGTCACGAAGGCCGTCAGCGAGATCAAGGGCGGCAAGGTCAACTTCCGGGTCGACAAGGCGGCCAACCTGCACCTCGTGATCGGCAAGGTGTCCTTCACCCCCGAGCAGCTGGTGCAGAACTACGCCGCCGCCCTGGACGAGGTGCTCCGGTCCAAGCCGGCCACCTCCAAGGGCCGCTACCTGAAGAAGATCTTCTTCACGACCACCATGGGCCCGGGCATCCCGGTCGACTCGACCATCACCCGCAACATGCTGGACGAGACCGCCGCCGTCTGA
- the rplK gene encoding 50S ribosomal protein L11 — protein sequence MPPKKKKLAAIVKLQIKAGMANPAPPIGPALGQHGVNIMEFCKAYNAATETQRGEVVPVEISIFEDRSFSFELKTPPAARLLLKAAGVDKGSATPHSAKVATVTTAQLREIATVKQVDLNANDVDQAIKIIAGTARSMGITVKD from the coding sequence ATGCCTCCCAAGAAGAAGAAGCTTGCGGCGATCGTCAAGCTGCAGATCAAGGCCGGAATGGCCAACCCGGCACCGCCCATCGGTCCGGCGCTCGGCCAGCACGGCGTCAACATCATGGAGTTCTGCAAGGCGTACAACGCCGCCACGGAGACCCAGCGCGGCGAGGTCGTCCCCGTCGAGATCTCGATCTTCGAGGACCGCTCGTTCTCGTTCGAGCTCAAGACCCCGCCGGCCGCCCGGCTGCTGCTCAAGGCCGCCGGTGTGGACAAGGGATCGGCCACCCCGCACTCCGCCAAGGTCGCCACGGTGACCACCGCGCAGCTGCGTGAGATCGCCACCGTCAAGCAGGTCGACCTGAACGCGAACGACGTCGACCAGGCCATCAAGATCATCGCCGGCACCGCCCGTTCCATGGGCATCACCGTCAAGGACTGA
- the nusG gene encoding transcription termination/antitermination protein NusG gives MSPTAADVDPFIEDYATAADEASTQSDDVSDGADASDVADPFAAADADVPADDATAGADDAADDEPEVDPATEMRSALSRAPGHWFVVHSYSGYEKKVKANLENRIKSLDMEDYIFQIEVPEEEVTEIKNGQPKKVQRRVYPGYILVRMELTDGSWSAVRNTPGVTGFVGANSRPSPLSLDDVVKILAPTGPKKTTEKVSTAGRAPARTVVDYSVGESVTVMDGPFATLPATINEINADQQKLKVLVSIFGRETPVELAFSQVSKL, from the coding sequence CTGTCGCCGACCGCGGCCGACGTCGACCCCTTCATCGAGGACTACGCGACGGCCGCCGACGAGGCCTCCACGCAGTCCGATGACGTCTCGGACGGCGCGGACGCCTCCGACGTCGCCGATCCCTTCGCCGCCGCCGACGCGGACGTGCCCGCCGACGACGCCACCGCGGGCGCCGACGACGCCGCGGACGACGAGCCCGAGGTCGATCCGGCCACGGAGATGCGGTCGGCCCTCAGCCGGGCCCCGGGTCACTGGTTCGTCGTGCACTCCTACTCCGGCTACGAGAAGAAGGTCAAGGCCAACCTCGAGAACCGGATCAAGTCCCTCGACATGGAGGACTACATCTTCCAGATCGAGGTGCCGGAGGAGGAAGTCACCGAGATCAAGAACGGCCAGCCCAAGAAGGTCCAGCGCCGGGTCTACCCCGGCTACATCCTGGTCCGGATGGAGCTGACCGACGGCTCGTGGTCGGCGGTCCGCAACACCCCCGGCGTCACCGGCTTCGTCGGCGCGAACTCGCGCCCGTCGCCGCTCTCGCTGGACGACGTGGTCAAGATCCTCGCCCCGACCGGGCCGAAGAAGACCACCGAGAAGGTCAGCACCGCCGGCCGCGCCCCGGCGCGCACCGTGGTCGACTACTCGGTCGGCGAATCGGTCACCGTCATGGACGGTCCGTTCGCGACGCTGCCCGCCACCATCAACGAGATCAACGCCGACCAGCAGAAGCTGAAGGTCCTGGTGTCCATCTTCGGACGCGAGACCCCGGTCGAGCTGGCGTTCTCGCAGGTCTCGAAACTCTGA
- the secE gene encoding preprotein translocase subunit SecE, producing MSKDRDGFSDDENLAPGVPGADGVPSTGSTPFRASSAAGDSDDVLHDPETTAPDAIEVEAQIEAAEESAGLEPGASDDATESAAAQRAEEADGERVESEELVGAGVGGGSRGRRGNTSAAVTGKKDAPTKSRDVADREGMFARLSRFLREVVAELRKVIWPSRKQMVTYTVVVIVFLVIMVALVSGLDLLFHLIVSNVLG from the coding sequence GTGAGCAAGGACCGCGACGGGTTCTCCGACGACGAGAACCTCGCACCGGGTGTCCCCGGCGCCGACGGAGTTCCGTCGACCGGCTCGACCCCGTTCCGGGCGAGCTCGGCGGCTGGTGACAGCGACGACGTGCTGCACGATCCCGAGACGACCGCACCGGACGCCATCGAGGTCGAAGCCCAGATCGAGGCGGCGGAGGAGTCGGCGGGCCTGGAGCCGGGTGCGTCCGACGACGCCACCGAGTCCGCTGCCGCCCAGCGCGCCGAGGAGGCCGACGGCGAGCGGGTCGAGAGCGAAGAACTGGTCGGCGCCGGTGTCGGCGGCGGCAGCCGTGGGCGGCGGGGGAACACCTCGGCCGCTGTGACCGGCAAGAAGGACGCGCCGACGAAGTCGCGGGACGTGGCCGACCGGGAAGGCATGTTCGCCCGGTTGAGCCGCTTCCTCCGCGAGGTCGTCGCCGAGCTGCGCAAGGTCATCTGGCCCAGCCGCAAGCAGATGGTGACCTACACCGTGGTGGTCATCGTCTTCCTGGTGATCATGGTGGCGCTGGTCTCCGGGCTGGACCTGTTGTTCCACCTGATCGTCAGCAACGTCCTGGGCTGA
- a CDS encoding MaoC family dehydratase: MTASVHFDDVAVGTVLPPLSLRVPRAQLVRYAGASGDFNPIHWNERVATSVGLPGVIVHGMLTMALSARVLTDWVGDPAAVREYGVRFTRPVVVPDDDEGALLEISAVVGALDEQARTVRVDVTATFEGQTVLGRARAVVALA, translated from the coding sequence ATGACCGCCTCGGTGCACTTCGACGACGTCGCGGTCGGCACCGTGCTGCCGCCGCTGTCACTGCGGGTACCCCGGGCCCAGCTGGTCCGTTACGCCGGCGCCTCCGGCGACTTCAACCCCATCCACTGGAACGAGCGGGTGGCCACCTCGGTCGGACTGCCCGGGGTGATCGTCCACGGCATGTTGACCATGGCGCTGTCCGCCCGGGTCCTCACCGACTGGGTGGGCGATCCGGCGGCGGTCCGCGAGTACGGCGTCCGGTTCACGCGCCCCGTCGTCGTTCCTGACGACGACGAGGGTGCGCTGCTGGAGATCTCCGCGGTCGTCGGCGCGCTGGACGAACAGGCCCGGACGGTACGGGTCGACGTCACCGCGACGTTCGAGGGCCAGACGGTGTTGGGCAGGGCCCGAGCCGTGGTCGCGCTGGCCTGA
- a CDS encoding FAS1-like dehydratase domain-containing protein: MAMDRAFVGRSFPFDEPYDVGRESIRQFASAIGDDNSMYVDRVAARAAGHPDVVAPPTFLIAVVARAQDRVMFDPALGLDFSRVVHLDQRFVHHRPVVAGDVLHSTVHVDSIKVLAGNDVIAVRTEVTDAAGAAVATAHGTLVSRAAA, translated from the coding sequence GTGGCCATGGACCGGGCCTTCGTCGGCCGGAGCTTTCCGTTCGACGAACCCTACGATGTGGGCCGCGAGAGCATCCGCCAGTTCGCCTCCGCGATCGGCGATGACAATTCGATGTACGTCGACAGGGTGGCCGCTCGAGCAGCGGGCCACCCTGACGTCGTTGCGCCCCCGACCTTCCTGATCGCCGTCGTGGCGCGGGCCCAGGACAGGGTCATGTTCGACCCGGCGCTCGGGCTCGACTTCTCCCGGGTCGTGCACCTGGACCAGCGCTTCGTGCACCACCGGCCGGTCGTGGCCGGCGACGTGCTGCACTCCACCGTGCACGTCGACTCGATCAAGGTGCTCGCCGGCAACGACGTGATCGCGGTCCGCACCGAGGTCACCGACGCCGCCGGTGCGGCGGTCGCCACCGCCCACGGCACGCTCGTCTCGCGGGCCGCGGCATGA
- the rpmG gene encoding 50S ribosomal protein L33 — translation MAAKSTDIRPKITLACEECKHRNYITKKNRRNDPDRLEIKKFCPNCKCHRNHKETR, via the coding sequence GTGGCCGCGAAATCGACTGACATCCGCCCCAAGATCACCTTGGCGTGCGAAGAATGCAAGCACCGGAACTACATCACCAAGAAGAACCGGCGCAACGATCCCGATCGCCTCGAGATCAAGAAGTTCTGCCCGAACTGCAAGTGCCACCGGAACCACAAAGAGACCCGGTAG
- a CDS encoding putative bifunctional diguanylate cyclase/phosphodiesterase yields MSEVLAESPAPPRRTWRPSQVFPATTALVFAACIPIYTLIVNHPDAIDAPDLRFWPTAGLTALLIGILVFCELVPLRVEFRTETMMVALLEFPLVIGFLVLPWFLVLGAQLVVGVSVYVLRKDDWPHSLLNVALVLADTGVALSAMIALGAATGVKPDDLAWPLVVAAGVLAGTMASPVIVGLAYRLLGPVEPVWKVIARSSGGACFVIVFALVEFLLWTSDVGAGPYIATALMAFAVLIYLAFRSMMSRHANLNQLYTFIRSVGVTQADNTRWPEMMEMVRSHNNATTAVLYLEDVADFTGEATAPGPAPAKLVGLAVDLHGQVGVAPLDADDHLLALAGTHGVVRASVDKDTDPAVLAALRARGAKAVMIVALTASHQVRGYVEVRDRLSRWGEFTEEDAEFLGTLSVHMGTALENVQLLANLRHEAYRDSVTGLRSRAGLTVDAEELLAENRLGALALIQLDTLSQVNNALGHRHGEELLVQAGQRILQAGDRAVARLESDLFAILLEPMPEAELALEVSSILRRISPSYSLAGVDVEVEPHAGIAVVVDEHSLEHPDAAALLQRAEMALLASRNRHERFEIFRPTMGEVYRRRFQLVTQFRGAVDQGHIVVHYQPKVSLEDNQLRGVEALVRWVHPEFGMVTPGEFVKAIEATGSIDILLNHVLEIVLAQIRGWLDRGLRISVAVNLSMRNLTGKHFPERVGAALERHQVPAELLTFELTESNVMTDPETAMPILDALHSMGIMLSVDDFGTGYSSLAYLRRLPIDEIKIDRSFVLGMSTALGDLAIVQSIIDLGHSLGLKVIAEGVEEDASRVVLKSMQCDGIQGFLLSRPQPVDRFEAWLDSRTVRTTNGVDMPIMRVVG; encoded by the coding sequence ATGAGCGAGGTCCTCGCCGAGTCCCCGGCGCCGCCGCGGCGCACCTGGCGGCCCAGTCAGGTGTTCCCGGCGACCACCGCGCTGGTGTTCGCGGCCTGCATCCCGATCTACACCCTGATCGTCAACCACCCCGACGCCATCGACGCGCCTGACCTGCGCTTCTGGCCCACCGCCGGGCTGACGGCGCTGCTCATCGGGATCCTGGTGTTCTGCGAGCTCGTGCCCCTGCGGGTGGAGTTCCGCACCGAGACCATGATGGTGGCGCTGCTGGAGTTCCCGCTGGTCATCGGGTTCCTCGTGCTGCCCTGGTTCCTGGTGCTCGGCGCGCAACTGGTCGTCGGTGTCTCGGTGTACGTGCTGCGCAAGGACGACTGGCCGCACTCGCTGCTCAACGTGGCGCTCGTGCTCGCCGACACGGGTGTCGCCCTCTCGGCGATGATCGCACTCGGCGCGGCCACCGGGGTGAAGCCCGATGACCTCGCCTGGCCGCTCGTCGTGGCCGCGGGCGTCCTGGCCGGCACGATGGCCAGCCCGGTGATCGTCGGCCTGGCCTACCGGCTGCTCGGACCGGTCGAGCCGGTGTGGAAGGTCATCGCCCGGTCCAGCGGCGGCGCCTGCTTCGTCATCGTGTTCGCGCTCGTGGAGTTCCTGCTGTGGACGTCCGACGTCGGCGCCGGGCCCTACATCGCCACCGCGCTGATGGCCTTCGCCGTGCTCATCTACCTCGCCTTCCGGTCGATGATGAGCCGGCACGCGAACCTCAACCAGCTCTACACCTTCATCCGCAGCGTCGGCGTCACCCAGGCCGACAACACCCGCTGGCCCGAGATGATGGAGATGGTGCGGTCCCACAACAACGCCACCACCGCGGTGCTGTACCTGGAAGACGTCGCCGACTTCACCGGCGAGGCCACCGCCCCCGGGCCCGCACCGGCGAAGCTGGTGGGACTGGCGGTCGACCTGCACGGCCAGGTGGGAGTGGCGCCGCTCGACGCCGACGACCACCTGCTCGCCCTGGCCGGCACCCACGGCGTGGTGCGGGCGTCGGTGGACAAGGACACCGACCCGGCGGTGCTCGCGGCGCTGCGTGCCCGTGGCGCCAAGGCGGTGATGATCGTCGCCCTCACCGCCTCGCACCAGGTCCGCGGGTACGTCGAGGTCCGTGACCGGCTCAGCCGGTGGGGCGAGTTCACCGAGGAGGACGCCGAGTTCCTGGGAACCCTCAGCGTGCACATGGGGACCGCGCTGGAGAACGTCCAGTTGCTGGCCAACCTACGGCACGAGGCCTACCGCGACTCGGTGACCGGGTTGCGCAGCCGCGCCGGGCTGACCGTGGACGCCGAGGAGCTGCTGGCCGAGAACCGGCTGGGAGCACTCGCGCTGATCCAGCTCGACACGCTCTCGCAGGTCAACAACGCGCTGGGGCACCGGCACGGCGAGGAGCTCCTCGTCCAGGCGGGGCAGCGGATACTGCAGGCGGGGGACCGGGCCGTGGCCCGTCTGGAGTCCGACCTGTTCGCGATCCTGCTCGAGCCGATGCCCGAGGCCGAGCTCGCGCTGGAGGTGTCGTCGATCCTGCGCCGGATCAGCCCGTCGTACAGCCTGGCCGGGGTGGACGTGGAGGTCGAGCCGCACGCCGGCATCGCCGTCGTGGTCGACGAGCACTCCCTGGAGCATCCGGACGCGGCCGCGCTGCTGCAACGTGCCGAGATGGCCCTGCTGGCCAGCCGCAACCGCCACGAGCGCTTCGAGATCTTCCGCCCGACGATGGGCGAGGTGTACCGCCGTCGCTTCCAGCTGGTCACCCAGTTCCGCGGCGCGGTCGACCAGGGCCACATCGTCGTGCACTACCAGCCCAAGGTCAGCCTGGAGGACAACCAGCTCCGTGGGGTCGAGGCCCTCGTCCGCTGGGTGCACCCCGAGTTCGGGATGGTCACGCCGGGGGAGTTCGTCAAGGCCATCGAAGCCACCGGCTCCATCGACATCCTGCTCAACCACGTGCTGGAGATCGTGCTCGCCCAGATCCGCGGCTGGCTCGACCGCGGGCTGCGGATCAGCGTCGCGGTCAACCTGTCGATGCGCAATCTCACCGGCAAGCACTTCCCGGAGCGCGTGGGGGCCGCCCTGGAGCGCCATCAGGTACCGGCCGAGCTGCTCACCTTCGAGCTCACCGAGTCCAACGTGATGACCGACCCCGAGACGGCGATGCCGATCCTGGACGCGCTGCACTCGATGGGCATCATGCTGTCGGTCGACGACTTCGGCACCGGTTACTCGTCCCTGGCCTACCTGCGGCGGCTGCCGATCGACGAGATCAAGATCGACCGGTCGTTCGTGCTCGGGATGTCCACCGCGCTGGGCGACCTGGCCATCGTCCAGTCGATCATCGATCTCGGGCACTCGCTGGGGCTGAAGGTCATCGCGGAGGGGGTCGAGGAGGACGCCTCGCGCGTGGTCCTGAAGTCGATGCAGTGCGACGGGATCCAGGGGTTCCTGCTGAGCCGGCCGCAACCGGTGGACCGTTTCGAGGCCTGGCTGGATTCCCGCACCGTGCGCACCACCAACGGGGTCGACATGCCGATCATGCGGGTGGTCGGCTGA
- a CDS encoding YajQ family cyclic di-GMP-binding protein produces the protein MADASFDIVSKVDHQEADNALNQAAKELSQRFDFRGVNATIVWAGEDTVTLTADTEERCAAAIDVFKEKLIRRDISMKALEIDKPQASGKIFKVTGTLVSGIPTDKAKQIAKLIKEQGPKGVQAQIQGDQLRVTGKKRDDLQAVIALLKGADLDLALQFTNYR, from the coding sequence ATGGCGGACGCATCGTTCGACATCGTCAGCAAGGTCGATCACCAGGAGGCGGACAACGCGCTCAACCAGGCGGCGAAGGAGCTCTCCCAGCGGTTCGACTTCCGCGGCGTGAACGCGACCATCGTGTGGGCCGGCGAGGACACCGTGACCCTGACCGCCGACACCGAGGAGCGTTGCGCCGCGGCGATCGACGTGTTCAAGGAGAAGCTGATCCGGCGGGACATCTCCATGAAGGCGCTGGAGATCGACAAGCCCCAGGCCTCGGGCAAGATCTTCAAGGTCACCGGCACGCTGGTCTCCGGCATCCCGACCGACAAGGCGAAGCAGATCGCCAAGCTGATCAAGGAGCAGGGACCCAAGGGCGTCCAGGCCCAGATCCAGGGTGATCAGCTCCGCGTGACCGGCAAGAAGCGCGACGACCTGCAGGCGGTCATCGCCCTGCTCAAGGGCGCCGACCTCGATCTGGCGTTGCAGTTCACGAACTACCGCTGA